The following proteins are encoded in a genomic region of Paenibacillus sp. FSL R7-0273:
- a CDS encoding glycoside hydrolase family 28 protein, with translation MLPDKMEAIMFQVTEATGCPFDRTYLLKEERRFDIRDFGAGTDHSPVVNTSAINNAILAASLEGGTVVVPEGSFRVYTIRLQSGVNLYLSAGSVLSAARTDITRSYELQLGEGGNYDEPEVNLYVGLQDHGHTYFANSLMYGADIRDVMIYGPGLLDGSSLNDKGELEQILMGGDPHEPIRRNGPGHQGEWFGNKAIALVRCENIAFCDFSILAGGHFAIITTCVKNMYVEHILVDTNRDAFDVDCCENVTIVHSTFNSLTDDAIVLKASYGGGIFMPLRNVLIEDCIVSGYDIGSVYAKTYTQDKLIATDRCGPTARVKLGTESTCGYDLVTVRRVQFKRSRGFALEAVDGADLSNIIFEDSTMEDVSSSPIFIKAGDRGRFPVTGNSTGEDFIPAGDAAPNVRLDQSHWVLPAKEPYQVYPARRYLPSYNRTHNVSADGSSYFNIVDPEQPLRLNPANVHEENGRWYAVCYDELTKKYVPDYSKELQEGELPLYANANGSEHIAYVHDIIIRNITVKNADPRYPIELMGLMGSRIKNVSITNVKVEYRGGLSLEHAVEQRQLNTNWEYAQYGGQKRSVQSLPWLVNTFFLKNEGLLPRAEWNPEAGTWKDAPFNVPELPEVYPEPSNWGILPAYGLYARHVDNLYLDGIELRFLTEDTRYPIVLDDVVQGSLRNIRVDRADGVEDVVLVSNRCKRPAGLEYVTDYPYEQTAVEDVTIDSELSVKRVAVNAPAPGTPKDRLYPYETVAIPDNGYSLPVETGAYPLPQTVFRPFFAFVAEQSIRAGEQLSFPVIARQPAYEVSAHETDGRIYNETRSDKDPGVQGIAEPMILTAGKLPEGACFDTAAFVPGQACTFSWTPAADAVRNEPYIIEFIADDGIIPVKLEVSIKVTG, from the coding sequence ATGCTCCCGGATAAAATGGAGGCTATTATGTTTCAGGTAACAGAAGCAACAGGATGCCCTTTTGACAGAACCTATCTATTGAAGGAAGAACGCCGGTTCGATATCCGTGATTTCGGGGCGGGGACGGACCATTCACCTGTGGTGAATACCTCAGCAATTAATAATGCCATTCTGGCTGCATCGTTAGAAGGCGGAACTGTAGTTGTACCTGAAGGCAGCTTCAGAGTGTATACGATCCGTCTGCAGAGCGGCGTGAATCTGTACTTGTCCGCAGGCAGTGTCCTTTCCGCAGCCAGAACGGATATTACCCGGTCCTATGAGCTGCAGCTTGGAGAGGGCGGTAATTATGATGAGCCTGAGGTCAATCTGTATGTGGGCCTGCAGGATCACGGGCATACGTATTTTGCGAACAGTCTGATGTATGGAGCGGATATCCGTGATGTGATGATCTACGGTCCCGGTCTGCTGGATGGAAGCTCGCTGAATGATAAAGGGGAGCTGGAGCAGATCCTGATGGGTGGCGACCCGCATGAGCCAATCCGCCGTAACGGGCCGGGGCATCAGGGGGAATGGTTCGGGAACAAGGCGATTGCACTGGTGCGGTGCGAGAATATAGCCTTTTGCGACTTTTCGATTCTGGCCGGCGGCCATTTTGCGATTATTACGACTTGTGTGAAAAATATGTATGTGGAGCACATTCTGGTCGATACGAACCGCGATGCGTTTGATGTGGACTGCTGTGAGAATGTGACGATTGTGCATTCTACTTTTAATTCCCTGACCGATGATGCCATTGTGTTAAAAGCCTCCTACGGAGGCGGAATATTCATGCCGCTGCGTAACGTGCTGATTGAAGACTGCATCGTCAGCGGCTATGACATAGGCTCCGTATATGCGAAAACGTATACACAGGATAAGCTGATCGCCACGGACCGCTGCGGCCCTACCGCCCGGGTCAAGCTGGGAACGGAGTCAACCTGCGGGTATGACCTTGTTACGGTGCGCCGTGTCCAGTTTAAAAGATCCAGAGGCTTTGCGCTCGAGGCTGTGGACGGGGCGGACCTGAGCAATATTATTTTTGAGGATTCGACTATGGAGGATGTAAGCAGCTCGCCGATATTCATTAAGGCAGGAGACCGCGGACGATTCCCTGTTACGGGGAACAGCACCGGAGAGGACTTTATTCCGGCCGGGGATGCGGCACCTAATGTCAGACTGGATCAGAGTCACTGGGTGCTGCCGGCCAAGGAGCCATACCAGGTGTATCCGGCAAGGCGCTATCTTCCGTCTTATAATAGAACACATAACGTTTCTGCGGACGGCTCCTCCTATTTTAATATTGTAGACCCTGAGCAGCCTCTCCGGCTGAATCCGGCCAATGTCCATGAAGAGAATGGCAGATGGTATGCTGTCTGCTACGATGAGCTGACGAAGAAATATGTTCCGGATTACAGTAAAGAGCTGCAGGAAGGCGAGCTTCCGCTGTATGCCAATGCGAACGGCAGCGAGCATATTGCTTATGTTCACGACATTATCATCCGGAATATTACGGTCAAAAATGCCGATCCCCGCTATCCGATTGAGCTGATGGGCCTGATGGGCAGCCGGATTAAGAATGTGTCCATTACCAACGTCAAGGTGGAATACCGCGGCGGTCTGAGCCTGGAGCATGCGGTGGAGCAGCGCCAGCTGAACACGAACTGGGAATATGCCCAGTATGGCGGACAGAAGCGCAGTGTGCAGTCGCTGCCGTGGCTGGTGAACACCTTTTTCCTGAAAAATGAAGGACTGCTCCCCCGCGCAGAATGGAATCCGGAAGCCGGAACGTGGAAGGACGCGCCGTTTAATGTACCGGAGCTGCCGGAGGTTTATCCTGAGCCAAGCAACTGGGGGATTTTGCCGGCCTACGGGCTGTATGCACGACACGTGGACAATCTGTATCTGGACGGGATCGAGCTTCGCTTCCTGACAGAAGATACCCGGTATCCCATTGTGCTCGATGATGTTGTGCAGGGTTCGCTCCGGAATATCCGCGTTGACCGTGCCGACGGAGTTGAAGATGTTGTCCTGGTGAGTAACCGGTGCAAACGCCCGGCAGGACTGGAATATGTAACGGACTATCCTTATGAGCAGACCGCAGTAGAGGATGTAACCATAGACAGTGAACTGTCTGTCAAAAGGGTGGCAGTCAATGCGCCTGCTCCGGGGACGCCGAAGGACCGGCTGTATCCGTATGAAACGGTAGCTATCCCGGATAATGGCTATAGCCTCCCGGTTGAGACCGGAGCGTATCCTTTGCCGCAGACGGTATTCCGGCCGTTCTTCGCTTTTGTTGCAGAGCAGAGTATCCGGGCTGGTGAACAGCTGTCCTTCCCTGTTATAGCCAGACAGCCGGCATATGAGGTATCTGCTCATGAAACGGACGGCAGGATCTATAATGAAACCCGGTCCGATAAGGACCCTGGGGTACAGGGGATTGCGGAGCCGATGATTTTGACAGCAGGGAAATTACCGGAGGGGGCTTGCTTTGATACAGCCGCTTTTGTTCCGGGACAGGCCTGTACGTTCAGCTGGACGCCTGCTGCTGATGCGGTACGTAATGAGCCTTATATAATAGAATTCATTGCTGATGACGGGATTATTCCGGTTAAGCTGGAAGTCAGCATTAAGGTAACAGGATGA
- a CDS encoding YczE/YyaS/YitT family protein: MIGYIKGLDPKRLIIMIIGNIFLGMGISIFKLSGMGNDPFSGMVMALADLSFISYANFLILLNVVLFVVEWITGRKFIGAGTFVNAIFLGYIATFFYDIWIGVLGEPQQFWYKVITVAIGVVVCSFGVSLYQSSDVGVAPYDALSLIMKIRAPRISYFWHRMFTDALCALICFLAGGIVGLGTLVSAFGLGPIIHFFDVHFTNKLLGKKSTKANGGPVSL; the protein is encoded by the coding sequence ATGATTGGGTATATTAAGGGACTAGATCCCAAACGGCTAATTATTATGATTATCGGCAATATATTTTTGGGGATGGGCATCAGTATTTTTAAGCTGTCCGGTATGGGGAATGATCCGTTTAGCGGCATGGTAATGGCCCTGGCAGACCTCAGCTTTATCAGCTATGCTAATTTTCTTATTTTACTAAACGTAGTGCTGTTCGTAGTTGAATGGATTACCGGAAGGAAGTTTATCGGAGCCGGGACGTTTGTTAATGCCATCTTTCTGGGGTATATCGCCACCTTCTTTTATGATATTTGGATCGGGGTGCTGGGTGAGCCCCAGCAGTTCTGGTATAAGGTGATCACAGTAGCAATCGGCGTGGTGGTCTGCAGCTTTGGAGTATCGCTGTATCAGTCCTCGGATGTGGGGGTAGCCCCGTATGATGCGCTGTCTCTAATTATGAAGATTAGAGCGCCAAGGATTTCGTATTTCTGGCACCGGATGTTTACCGACGCGCTTTGTGCGCTGATCTGCTTCCTGGCAGGCGGCATTGTCGGCCTTGGAACGCTGGTGTCCGCATTTGGCCTGGGACCGATTATTCATTTCTTTGATGTGCATTTTACGAACAAGCTGCTTGGCAAAAAGAGTACCAAAGCAAACGGCGGCCCCGTTTCGCTCTAG
- a CDS encoding YitT family protein, with translation MNVRRQPKSNKLKVFSKALLVAIGAMIAAYGLEAVLIPNNVSDGGVTGLSIVGSQLFGVPLGLLIAVINIPFVWLGYKQIGKSFALYSILGIASLAVGTVLMHHVPTIIQGDTLLVTVVGGIIIGFGMGLALRNGGALDGIDMLAVLLSRKLPFGTSDLILFLNTFVFIVVSTVFGLQGAILSALAYFIASKVIHIVEEGLSGSKTFKIITNQPEVMVETIRDRLGRGATYTDAYGGYSNEQFKEITCVINRLEESKIKDIIHEIDPGAFVVVYDVAEVKGGNFKKKDIH, from the coding sequence ATGAATGTAAGAAGACAACCGAAATCCAATAAGCTAAAGGTTTTTTCAAAGGCATTATTAGTAGCCATCGGGGCTATGATCGCTGCGTATGGTCTGGAAGCTGTGTTAATTCCCAATAATGTCTCTGACGGAGGCGTGACAGGTCTAAGTATCGTAGGCTCGCAATTATTCGGAGTTCCGCTGGGGCTGCTGATTGCGGTTATTAATATTCCTTTTGTGTGGCTCGGTTATAAGCAGATTGGTAAAAGCTTTGCCCTTTATTCCATTCTAGGTATAGCTTCCTTAGCGGTCGGCACCGTCCTTATGCATCACGTACCGACAATCATTCAGGGGGATACCCTGCTGGTTACAGTGGTCGGCGGGATTATCATCGGTTTCGGGATGGGTCTTGCTTTGCGTAACGGCGGGGCGCTGGACGGGATTGATATGCTGGCTGTGCTGCTGTCGCGGAAGCTGCCTTTTGGTACGAGTGACCTGATCCTGTTCCTGAACACCTTTGTGTTCATTGTCGTGTCAACCGTGTTTGGTCTGCAGGGGGCGATCCTGTCGGCGCTAGCTTATTTCATTGCTTCAAAAGTTATACATATCGTAGAGGAAGGTCTGAGCGGCTCCAAAACGTTCAAAATCATCACCAACCAGCCTGAAGTCATGGTCGAAACCATCCGCGACCGGCTGGGCCGGGGAGCAACCTATACTGATGCATACGGCGGCTACTCCAACGAGCAGTTCAAAGAAATTACCTGTGTCATCAACCGTCTGGAAGAAAGCAAGATTAAAGATATCATCCATGAAATTGACCCGGGTGCTTTTGTCGTAGTGTACGACGTGGCTGAGGTTAAGGGCGGTAACTTTAAAAAGAAAGACATTCACTAA
- the dapB gene encoding 4-hydroxy-tetrahydrodipicolinate reductase has translation MDIVNIALIGATGRFSADILNEIEHSKGFLLSNAVTREGNQHVGRSVSLISEYKKTNVVISDNFNKVNEADVIIDVTMRDAFMNSNSGHYKKLKKPLVIATTAFTDEDLNDIQELSHSFPILMAANFSVDIYIFIEKIREIVKRGGIVKAEIVEKHHKYKLDAPSGTALKIDEIIREADEKTEIEISSIREGDIIGEHYVTLYNALGETIQLSHQLESRRDLTKGILMAAAFIATQPNGLYTVEDLMTNVLSNGK, from the coding sequence ATGGATATTGTTAATATTGCTTTGATTGGGGCCACGGGAAGATTTTCTGCAGACATTCTTAACGAGATAGAACATAGTAAAGGCTTCCTGCTCAGTAATGCCGTAACAAGAGAAGGGAATCAGCATGTTGGGCGCAGTGTTTCTCTGATCTCTGAGTATAAGAAAACAAATGTCGTGATTTCCGATAACTTCAATAAGGTGAATGAAGCGGATGTCATCATCGATGTTACGATGAGAGATGCCTTTATGAATAGCAATTCCGGCCATTATAAAAAACTAAAAAAACCGCTGGTGATTGCCACCACTGCATTCACAGATGAGGATTTGAACGACATTCAAGAGCTGAGTCATTCTTTTCCTATATTGATGGCGGCTAATTTCAGTGTGGACATATACATATTTATTGAGAAAATCAGAGAAATTGTGAAGCGGGGAGGTATTGTTAAGGCCGAGATTGTAGAAAAGCATCATAAATACAAGCTGGATGCGCCGAGCGGAACAGCACTGAAAATTGACGAGATCATACGCGAAGCTGATGAAAAGACAGAGATTGAAATATCGAGCATAAGAGAAGGCGATATTATCGGAGAACATTATGTTACGCTCTATAATGCCTTAGGTGAAACCATTCAACTGTCACATCAATTGGAATCCCGCAGAGATTTGACTAAGGGTATTCTGATGGCGGCTGCATTCATTGCAACCCAGCCCAATGGACTCTATACAGTAGAGGATTTAATGACGAATGTGTTGAGTAACGGTAAATAA
- a CDS encoding MFS transporter: MQTNSSIPANNGERLMRILVFTLIISVMNGTMFNVVLPVISKQFLLSPSQVSWMVSGYLIVYAIGTVTFGKLTDKYSLKNLLTFGLIFLAAGSLFGIVSTEYWMMIVARLLQAVGASVIPALAMIIPIRYFSPEKRGRALGTSAIGVALGSALGPIIAGFVSTVWSWQVLFVIPLLALFTLPFYRKYLDDEKGSDSRIDFIGGVLLAGTVAALLLALTNGGVGYAVSGIILLLLFILRIRYAAHPFIDPVVFRNKAYTSGLAIAFVLTAISFSTPFITPQLLAQLNQLSPAVIGLIMLPSALITAYMGRKGGRLADEKGNSFLLTAAAALLIFGFLCLSTVAGMPPVFIAVSLIFTVLGQSFMQIALSNTISRTLSKDQIGIGMGLFSMLNFIAAAVSTATIGKILDFGTTTIRFNPIPRDSAAFVYSNIFLTLALLVAIMASLYFVQFGRRSDKDTAERPETARL; the protein is encoded by the coding sequence ATGCAGACAAACAGCAGCATTCCCGCCAATAACGGTGAGCGGCTAATGCGTATTCTTGTATTTACTCTGATCATCTCCGTGATGAACGGAACGATGTTTAATGTGGTGCTTCCGGTGATCAGCAAGCAATTTCTGCTGTCGCCGTCGCAGGTAAGCTGGATGGTATCGGGCTATCTGATCGTGTACGCAATCGGCACGGTGACCTTCGGCAAGCTGACGGACAAATACAGCCTGAAAAATCTGCTGACGTTCGGCCTGATCTTTTTAGCAGCCGGTTCTCTATTCGGAATCGTGTCCACTGAGTACTGGATGATGATTGTGGCCCGTCTGCTCCAGGCGGTCGGGGCATCCGTCATTCCGGCGCTGGCGATGATTATTCCGATCCGTTATTTTTCACCGGAAAAGCGCGGGCGCGCCCTTGGCACTTCAGCCATCGGGGTAGCACTCGGGTCGGCACTTGGCCCGATTATTGCCGGGTTTGTGTCTACGGTGTGGAGCTGGCAGGTGCTTTTCGTTATTCCGCTGCTTGCCCTATTCACGTTACCGTTTTACCGTAAATACCTGGACGATGAGAAGGGGAGCGATAGCAGAATCGATTTTATCGGTGGCGTTCTTCTGGCAGGAACTGTAGCTGCCTTACTGCTTGCATTAACGAATGGAGGCGTAGGATACGCTGTCAGCGGGATCATACTGCTGTTGCTTTTCATTCTGCGTATCCGCTATGCGGCGCATCCGTTCATTGATCCGGTTGTTTTCCGGAACAAGGCTTATACCTCCGGTCTGGCTATTGCCTTTGTTTTGACTGCGATCAGCTTCAGCACACCGTTCATTACGCCCCAGCTTCTGGCACAGCTAAACCAGCTGTCACCGGCTGTAATCGGATTGATCATGCTGCCCTCGGCGCTTATTACGGCATATATGGGGCGCAAAGGGGGCAGGCTGGCTGATGAAAAAGGGAATTCCTTTCTTTTAACTGCAGCAGCCGCTCTGCTTATCTTTGGCTTCCTCTGCCTGTCTACGGTTGCGGGCATGCCGCCTGTTTTTATTGCCGTATCCCTTATCTTTACGGTGCTGGGCCAATCCTTTATGCAGATCGCCTTATCAAACACCATTTCCCGCACCTTGTCCAAGGATCAGATAGGGATCGGGATGGGCCTGTTTTCCATGTTAAACTTTATTGCAGCAGCGGTATCCACGGCAACGATAGGCAAAATTCTCGATTTCGGCACAACGACCATCAGGTTTAATCCGATTCCCCGTGACAGCGCTGCATTTGTATACAGCAACATTTTTTTAACACTGGCTTTGCTGGTGGCAATCATGGCTTCTTTATATTTTGTTCAATTTGGGCGCAGATCTGACAAGGACACAGCTGAACGGCCGGAAACTGCCAGACTATAA
- a CDS encoding TetR/AcrR family transcriptional regulator: MSEGSNAVKNTGDKLLLAAIDLMASKGYKGVTAQEIAAAAGLSEKTLFRHFGSKQNLLETAFDRFHYAEEMTRLFNEKLVWELETDLLLISRTYHEIMNRNRKMIMISVKEADHLPGFRERTIRHPKQFIEILTRYFKEMTAQGKLIETNAELQAYSFISMNYGVFLNNLAGGEQFPGLTLEDFITESVGTFTRGLTR; this comes from the coding sequence ATGAGTGAAGGAAGCAACGCTGTTAAAAATACCGGTGATAAGCTGCTGCTGGCTGCGATTGATCTGATGGCAAGCAAGGGCTATAAGGGAGTAACAGCCCAGGAGATTGCCGCTGCCGCCGGGTTGAGCGAAAAGACGCTGTTCCGCCATTTCGGAAGTAAGCAAAACCTGCTGGAGACAGCCTTTGACCGGTTTCATTATGCGGAGGAAATGACGAGGCTGTTTAATGAAAAGCTGGTGTGGGAGCTGGAGACAGACCTGCTGCTGATCAGCCGGACCTATCATGAGATCATGAACCGCAACCGTAAAATGATCATGATCAGTGTAAAAGAGGCAGATCATCTGCCGGGCTTTCGTGAGCGCACGATCAGGCACCCGAAGCAATTCATTGAAATTCTGACCCGTTATTTTAAGGAGATGACTGCTCAGGGTAAGCTGATCGAGACTAACGCGGAGCTGCAGGCTTATTCCTTCATCTCTATGAATTATGGGGTATTCCTTAACAATCTGGCAGGCGGTGAACAATTTCCTGGCCTGACACTGGAGGATTTCATCACGGAGAGTGTGGGGACGTTTACGAGGGGATTGACGCGGTAG
- a CDS encoding carbohydrate ABC transporter permease has translation MVGGNHAGERLFNGLTIAIMILLMIMTVYPFWFSVISSFNSGGDLLRGPVFLWPREFTFASWKAVLSDQGILYAAWITASRTVIVTAVSILYTSMFAYAFSRPYLRRKAFYITIGFISMYFSGGLIPSYMLMNWLGLYDSYWVYILPALFGGFWNVIIFNANYKGIPEALFESAKMDGASEYRIFFQIVLPLSKPVLAALSVFTAVNIWNDYGATLYYTQSTDLQTLQYLILRLIQSNRAVENMMSMNNGTNLAVANLLNNTGGVGNVTARTIELAAMVIASLPMIILYPFAQRFFVKGVLLGSVKG, from the coding sequence ATGGTGGGCGGAAACCACGCCGGGGAGCGGCTGTTTAACGGTTTAACCATTGCTATAATGATCCTGCTCATGATCATGACCGTGTATCCCTTCTGGTTTTCGGTCATTAGTTCATTTAACAGCGGAGGAGACTTACTTCGTGGTCCTGTGTTCCTCTGGCCGCGGGAATTCACTTTCGCCAGCTGGAAAGCGGTATTGTCGGACCAGGGCATTCTGTACGCGGCCTGGATTACAGCCTCGCGGACTGTAATTGTTACAGCCGTATCCATTCTGTATACGTCGATGTTTGCCTATGCCTTCTCCCGTCCCTATTTGCGGCGCAAGGCCTTTTACATTACGATCGGCTTCATCAGCATGTATTTCAGCGGCGGCCTGATTCCTTCCTATATGCTGATGAACTGGCTTGGATTATATGACAGCTACTGGGTCTATATCCTCCCTGCCCTGTTCGGCGGATTCTGGAATGTCATTATTTTCAACGCCAACTACAAGGGCATTCCGGAAGCTTTATTTGAATCCGCCAAAATGGACGGGGCCAGCGAATACCGCATCTTTTTCCAGATTGTCCTGCCCTTATCCAAACCCGTACTGGCCGCATTGTCTGTCTTTACAGCCGTCAACATCTGGAATGATTACGGAGCGACGCTCTACTATACGCAGTCTACCGATCTGCAGACACTGCAGTACTTAATTCTGCGGCTCATTCAGTCAAACCGTGCGGTTGAGAACATGATGAGCATGAACAATGGCACCAATCTCGCTGTTGCCAATCTGCTTAATAATACCGGCGGAGTCGGTAACGTCACGGCACGAACGATTGAACTGGCCGCAATGGTTATCGCCTCTCTGCCCATGATTATTCTGTACCCGTTTGCGCAGAGGTTCTTTGTTAAAGGGGTGCTGCTGGGCTCGGTAAAAGGATGA
- a CDS encoding ABC transporter permease, producing MEEENGMAMIEPITSSKKKNKASRKQKSFRLGYDFRTQLELKTMLLPAVFLIFLFDFTPLFGLLMAFKDFEPVMGVKGIFTADWNGMAHFKRLFTNFQFWPMIRNTLGINLLGAAVSIPCTLLFALLLNEIRNSRFKAVVQTVTYLPHFLSWVIFGGLFITLLNSDGIVNYVLLQLGFIDSPLQFLADPKYFWGVAIATGLLKDLGWGAILYLAAMAGVDQSLHEAAAIDGAGRFKRMLHVTIPGILPTLMVLIIFAVSGMLNNNFTQIYVLQNTLNLPASQVIDTYVYQTGLLNFQFSSATAIGLTKSVFALVLLVGSNWVSNKITKTGLF from the coding sequence TTGGAGGAAGAAAACGGTATGGCGATGATCGAACCAATAACTTCTTCTAAGAAGAAGAATAAGGCATCCCGCAAGCAAAAATCCTTCAGGCTCGGCTACGACTTCCGCACACAGCTGGAGCTCAAAACGATGCTGCTGCCCGCTGTGTTCCTGATCTTCCTGTTCGATTTCACACCGCTGTTCGGGCTGCTCATGGCCTTTAAAGATTTTGAGCCGGTTATGGGTGTCAAAGGCATCTTTACAGCGGACTGGAACGGGATGGCCCATTTCAAAAGACTGTTTACCAATTTCCAGTTCTGGCCAATGATCCGCAACACCCTGGGCATTAACCTGCTTGGCGCAGCAGTCAGCATTCCGTGCACCCTGCTGTTTGCCCTGCTGCTCAATGAAATCCGCAATTCCCGCTTCAAGGCGGTCGTCCAGACGGTCACTTATTTACCGCATTTTCTGTCATGGGTCATATTCGGCGGGTTATTTATTACACTGCTGAACAGCGATGGCATCGTTAACTATGTACTGCTTCAACTGGGCTTCATCGACTCTCCTCTGCAATTTTTGGCTGATCCGAAATATTTCTGGGGTGTCGCCATTGCGACGGGCCTGCTGAAGGACCTCGGCTGGGGTGCTATCCTGTATCTGGCCGCAATGGCCGGAGTGGACCAGAGCCTGCATGAGGCGGCGGCAATCGACGGCGCAGGTCGTTTTAAACGAATGCTCCATGTAACGATACCAGGTATTCTTCCGACACTGATGGTGCTTATTATTTTCGCTGTCAGCGGCATGCTGAATAACAACTTTACCCAGATTTATGTCTTGCAGAATACGCTAAATCTGCCTGCCAGCCAGGTTATCGATACGTATGTTTATCAGACCGGACTTCTCAATTTTCAATTTTCGTCTGCGACCGCGATCGGTTTAACAAAGTCTGTCTTTGCTCTGGTCCTGCTGGTCGGGTCAAACTGGGTATCTAACAAAATAACTAAAACCGGATTGTTCTAA
- a CDS encoding extracellular solute-binding protein, translating to MKRMKPLALCGLLALSLLVTACGGSGSPDGNAGNAASPLPDTAGADSGKLDQAVWFSSIDFWNPPATWNTDPKSVQGAISEATGLSFEFNIPAQDGDTKLNLMLVSGKDFPDVLTVTNDVMVKKLIQSGKVWDLEEFLTKYDPESHILKDFPADVKAVIEERDGGFYSYPSHINSADARSVYPPSGEFYVDLVDYASNLGIMVNGSILEQIGMTLEDIRTEEGLLAAYDKAKGLKVDGTPVIPLLVDGKGYQDTTLKFLQDTFGAMVVDKDGTYRDLLLAPETKDALSFLNQSMRSGYFEPGQMTVDNAAVKADVASGRVFTFIGNTANTSFQLNDYWQSSGPILSAGGKAPTLDKSQRAGGGWMKTLISKDTKYPEKLAKWLSYMTSKEGMMLHIYGFEGEHYTLDDKGLLVKTEKGLKDAADYMNTAVSAIWPFHHTTFSYSVQQPPTEETDKEAVTANKVQAAYGKDKETHIYDSSALSLPADLFPANSDNANIETQIKAYKEAQIAKIVMSKTDDEFNRLYDELIDQLKKLGIEKLDAERNLYIQQKSDEYGVHTKGINS from the coding sequence ATGAAAAGAATGAAGCCACTGGCACTATGCGGTTTATTGGCCTTATCACTTTTGGTTACAGCATGCGGAGGCTCAGGTTCTCCTGACGGTAATGCGGGCAATGCCGCATCACCGTTACCGGATACAGCCGGAGCGGACAGCGGGAAGCTGGATCAGGCCGTATGGTTCTCCAGCATTGATTTCTGGAATCCGCCGGCCACCTGGAACACAGATCCGAAGTCAGTGCAGGGCGCAATTTCAGAAGCAACTGGCTTGAGCTTTGAATTCAACATTCCGGCCCAGGACGGTGATACGAAGCTGAATCTGATGCTCGTATCCGGCAAGGATTTTCCTGATGTGCTGACAGTTACGAATGATGTGATGGTGAAGAAGCTGATCCAGTCGGGCAAGGTGTGGGACCTGGAAGAATTCCTGACCAAATACGATCCGGAATCCCACATTCTTAAAGACTTTCCGGCTGACGTAAAAGCAGTGATTGAAGAGCGTGACGGCGGCTTCTATTCCTACCCGAGCCATATCAATTCAGCAGATGCCCGCAGCGTCTATCCGCCTTCCGGTGAGTTCTACGTTGACCTGGTGGATTATGCCTCCAATCTGGGCATTATGGTAAACGGCAGCATTCTGGAGCAGATCGGCATGACACTTGAGGATATCCGTACCGAAGAAGGGCTGCTGGCTGCATATGACAAAGCCAAAGGCCTTAAGGTGGACGGCACACCGGTGATTCCGCTGCTGGTTGACGGTAAGGGCTATCAGGACACCACTCTCAAGTTCCTCCAGGACACCTTCGGTGCAATGGTTGTCGATAAAGACGGAACCTATAGGGATCTGCTGCTTGCTCCTGAAACTAAAGACGCTTTGTCTTTTCTGAACCAGTCCATGCGCAGCGGTTACTTTGAGCCGGGACAGATGACTGTCGACAACGCCGCAGTCAAAGCCGATGTCGCCTCCGGCCGGGTGTTCACCTTTATCGGAAATACGGCCAATACCTCATTCCAGCTTAACGATTACTGGCAGTCTTCAGGTCCCATCCTGTCCGCTGGCGGCAAAGCTCCGACATTGGATAAAAGTCAACGGGCCGGCGGCGGCTGGATGAAAACTCTGATTTCCAAGGATACCAAATACCCTGAGAAGCTGGCTAAATGGCTCAGTTATATGACCAGCAAGGAAGGGATGATGCTGCATATTTACGGCTTTGAAGGCGAGCATTACACTCTGGACGACAAAGGCCTGCTTGTCAAAACCGAAAAAGGTCTGAAGGACGCGGCAGATTATATGAATACAGCCGTCAGTGCGATCTGGCCGTTCCATCACACTACCTTCTCTTATTCGGTACAGCAGCCTCCAACTGAGGAAACAGATAAGGAAGCCGTTACCGCCAATAAAGTCCAGGCAGCCTACGGTAAGGATAAGGAGACTCATATATACGACAGCTCCGCCCTGTCACTGCCAGCCGATCTCTTCCCTGCTAACAGCGATAACGCCAATATTGAAACACAGATCAAGGCTTATAAAGAAGCACAAATTGCCAAGATTGTGATGTCCAAAACAGATGATGAATTTAACCGGCTGTACGATGAGCTGATTGACCAGTTGAAGAAGCTGGGGATTGAAAAGCTGGATGCCGAGCGCAACCTGTATATTCAGCAGAAAAGCGATGAATACGGTGTTCATACCAAGGGCATCAATTCCTGA